From the genome of Phycisphaerae bacterium:
TCCGACTTTGTCGGCCATCATCTGCAGGGCATTCGGTATCTGGCCGGGCTGGGCCACCGGCGGATCGGATTCCACATTCCCGACCGGCGCCGGGCGCGGGAGCTGGCGGAAAAACTCATCGACATTACGGACCGCGACCCTCAGACACGCCACTGCGAGGTCACGCTGATGATGACCGCGGGCCGGGCGGCGGGATACCGCGAAGCGGACTCGGTGATGGACCTGTGGCTTCGATTCCCCGACGATACAAGGCCGACGGCGCTCTTCGGCACCTACCAGGTGATCCTCGCCTTCATGAAGAACCTGCGCAAACGCGGCCTGCGGTGTCCGGACGATGTGAGTCTGATCAGCGGGTACGACGCCCCGTTCTGTGCCCTGGCTGAGCCGGCAGTTACCTCGGTGCGGCAGGACATGGCCGGTCTGGGCGAGAGGGCGGCGGCGATGATCCTCGACCACGTCGAAGGGGAACGCGAACTCGAGCCGGGTTCGCATCCCTGGGAAGGGGTCTCGGAATTGGTCGTTCGCGAGACGTGCACGTCGCCAAGGAGCAAACCATGACAAAGAATTCGAAATCGCCGGTCACGGATTGCCGGACGCCGACGCGGACCGCGTGGTTCGCGGACGATCGCAAGCGGAGAACGCCCACGTCCTTTACGCTGATCGAACTCCTGGTGGTGGTCGCGATCATCGCGGTGCTGGTGGCCATTCTGTTGCCTGCCCTCTCAGCCGCGAGGGAGCAGGCCAAAGCGGCTGAGTGCGCGTCAAACCTTCGCCAGCTCGGCCTGGGAATCTTCAACTACGCCGAGAACCACAACGGCGTCATGTACAAGGCATACGTTGACGAATACGACTGGCGGGTTCACCCGTCGTCCTGGTGGACCTGGGCGCTGTATCTGACCGGCTACCTTCCTCAC
Proteins encoded in this window:
- a CDS encoding LacI family transcriptional regulator — encoded protein: MAKATVSAVLNDKADRIGISQSTRLRVLQIARQLGYQPNAAAKALATRRTGHIGFILSDTVEDGWANVYYAHCLLGVERECRRRGYGLTISTYNLSNLDTFVFPPKVGQRSVDGLILADCVGAEVLARFREFGIPLVCIGDDVESSEHICAVTSDFVGHHLQGIRYLAGLGHRRIGFHIPDRRRARELAEKLIDITDRDPQTRHCEVTLMMTAGRAAGYREADSVMDLWLRFPDDTRPTALFGTYQVILAFMKNLRKRGLRCPDDVSLISGYDAPFCALAEPAVTSVRQDMAGLGERAAAMILDHVEGERELEPGSHPWEGVSELVVRETCTSPRSKP